A region of Paractinoplanes abujensis DNA encodes the following proteins:
- a CDS encoding spherulation-specific family 4 protein codes for MKTLFPPYAHPSPELPLDGDTWIVRDLPGDRRTLHQSLGRIDLDWGSRSLADVLADVDAWREDGAEGLFLDRAPAGSGGVGPVALTIRLAARRGLHRVVLNPGVPTHPLYRDLSVRICTFEGPWEAYQNWDGDGSRPGDGHLVHGVPTALLTAARRLMGRRGAGFGLATDAGPRVSAESYAGGAGSADN; via the coding sequence GTGAAGACCCTGTTCCCCCCGTACGCCCATCCGTCGCCGGAGCTGCCTCTGGACGGCGACACCTGGATCGTCCGCGACCTGCCGGGCGACCGCCGCACCCTGCACCAGTCGCTGGGCCGGATCGACCTCGACTGGGGCAGCCGTTCGCTGGCCGACGTGCTGGCCGACGTGGACGCCTGGCGGGAGGACGGCGCCGAGGGCCTGTTCCTCGATCGGGCGCCGGCCGGTTCGGGCGGGGTCGGCCCGGTCGCGCTGACCATAAGGCTGGCCGCCCGCCGGGGCCTGCACCGCGTGGTGCTCAACCCGGGGGTGCCGACCCACCCGCTCTACCGGGACCTGAGCGTGCGGATCTGCACTTTCGAGGGCCCGTGGGAGGCGTATCAGAACTGGGACGGCGACGGCTCCCGGCCGGGCGACGGGCACCTCGTGCACGGCGTGCCGACCGCCCTGCTCACCGCCGCGCGCCGCCTGATGGGCCGGCGCGGGGCCGGGTTCGGGCTGGCCACCGACGCCGGCCCGCGGGTCAGTGCCGAATCGTACGCGGGCGGGGCTGGCAGCGCGGACAACTGA
- the mutM gene encoding bifunctional DNA-formamidopyrimidine glycosylase/DNA-(apurinic or apyrimidinic site) lyase yields MPELPEVETVRQGLAKWVTGRTIRAVEVHHPRAIRRHLTGDAHFIALLTGRTITDVSRRGKYLWFPLDSGDAIIGHLGMSGQLLMQPADAEDEKHLRIRFTFTDDGPQLRFVDQRTFGGLSVSEGGAELPDEIAHIARDPMDPLFDDELFVARLRAKHTEIKRAILDQTLISGVGNIYADEALWRAQLHGARLTDQLTKPAVRRLLAHIRDVLAEAIVAGGTSFDELYVNVNGESGYFDRSLNAYGREGEPCHRCGTIMRREQFMNRSSFSCPRCQPRPRTIRH; encoded by the coding sequence GTGCCCGAGTTGCCCGAGGTCGAGACCGTACGGCAGGGCCTGGCCAAATGGGTCACCGGCCGCACGATCCGAGCGGTCGAGGTGCACCACCCCCGCGCGATCCGCCGCCACCTGACCGGTGACGCGCACTTCATCGCCCTGCTGACCGGCCGCACGATCACCGACGTGTCCCGGCGCGGCAAATACCTGTGGTTCCCGCTCGACTCCGGCGACGCGATCATCGGGCATCTCGGGATGAGCGGTCAGCTGCTCATGCAACCGGCCGACGCCGAGGACGAGAAGCACCTGCGGATCCGCTTCACGTTCACCGACGACGGCCCGCAGCTGCGCTTCGTCGACCAGCGCACGTTCGGTGGCCTCTCGGTGTCGGAGGGCGGCGCCGAACTGCCCGACGAGATCGCGCACATCGCCCGCGACCCGATGGACCCGCTCTTCGACGACGAGCTGTTCGTGGCGCGGTTGCGGGCCAAACACACCGAGATCAAGCGGGCGATCCTCGACCAGACGCTGATCTCGGGGGTCGGCAACATCTACGCCGACGAGGCCCTCTGGCGGGCCCAGCTGCACGGCGCGCGCCTCACCGACCAACTGACCAAGCCCGCCGTACGCCGTCTGCTCGCCCACATCCGCGACGTGCTCGCCGAAGCCATCGTCGCCGGCGGCACCAGCTTCGACGAGCTCTACGTCAACGTGAACGGCGAGAGCGGCTACTTCGACCGGTCGCTCAACGCCTACGGCCGTGAGGGTGAACCGTGCCACCGGTGCGGCACGATCATGCGCCGGGAGCAGTTCATGAACCGCTCCTCGTTCAGTTGTCCGCGCTGCCAGCCCCGCCCGCGTACGATTCGGCACTGA
- a CDS encoding phosphate acyltransferase PlsX: MAPGQLAVGEPGTARIAVDLLGGDQAPAVVVDGALRACQADPALHLLLVGPLEAAGEVLAALPPSEHARISTLPIAPGDPVDSWVESGVRSAVLAVAQGTADAVLSAGNTGATVTSAALGLGRRPGVRRPPLAAVLPTRAGRLVLLDVGSSVDPDEETVATHARLGSAYAKVVHGVTEPRVGLLTIGTERGKGDRLRRALPQLLAGLDLPGGGRYVGLVEGNDVVTGAIADVVVTDGFTGNVLLKGLETAYAEVGSPNPAIPPRAALLLGVDGTVVVCHGAASGADLAAGIAFAAQLHRQAAVAAMAEMIETRRGVS; the protein is encoded by the coding sequence ATGGCTCCCGGACAGCTGGCTGTCGGGGAGCCGGGCACCGCGCGGATCGCCGTCGACCTCCTCGGCGGGGACCAAGCTCCCGCCGTCGTGGTTGACGGCGCTCTGCGTGCCTGCCAGGCCGACCCGGCCCTTCACCTGTTGCTCGTCGGCCCGCTCGAGGCGGCCGGCGAGGTTCTCGCTGCCCTGCCGCCGAGCGAACACGCTCGGATCAGCACGCTGCCCATAGCTCCGGGCGACCCCGTCGACAGCTGGGTCGAGTCCGGGGTGCGCTCGGCCGTGCTGGCGGTCGCCCAGGGCACCGCCGACGCTGTTCTCTCCGCCGGCAACACCGGCGCCACCGTCACCTCGGCCGCGCTCGGCCTGGGCCGCCGCCCCGGGGTGCGCCGCCCGCCGCTGGCCGCCGTGCTGCCCACCCGGGCCGGGCGGCTCGTGCTGCTCGACGTGGGCTCCTCGGTCGACCCCGACGAGGAGACCGTCGCCACCCACGCCCGGCTCGGTTCCGCGTACGCGAAAGTGGTTCACGGGGTGACCGAGCCCCGCGTCGGCCTGCTGACCATCGGCACCGAGCGCGGCAAAGGTGACCGGCTCCGGCGGGCCCTCCCGCAGCTGCTGGCCGGTCTCGACCTGCCCGGCGGTGGCCGTTACGTCGGCCTGGTCGAGGGCAACGACGTCGTCACCGGCGCGATCGCCGACGTCGTCGTGACCGACGGCTTCACCGGAAACGTCCTGCTCAAGGGGCTGGAGACCGCGTACGCGGAAGTCGGCAGCCCGAATCCCGCGATCCCGCCCCGCGCCGCCCTGCTCCTCGGCGTCGACGGCACCGTCGTGGTCTGCCACGGTGCCGCCTCCGGCGCCGACCTCGCGGCCGGCATCGCCTTCGCCGCCCAGCTTCATCGCCAAGCCGCGGTCGCGGCGATGGCCGAGATGATCGAAACACGACGAGGTGTCTCATGA
- the rpmF gene encoding 50S ribosomal protein L32: MAVPKRKMSRSNTRSRRANWKATAVSTVACPQCKSPKLPHTACSVCGTYNGRQVLEV; encoded by the coding sequence GTGGCCGTCCCCAAGCGCAAGATGTCGCGCAGCAACACCCGGTCTCGCCGGGCGAACTGGAAGGCGACCGCGGTTTCGACCGTGGCCTGCCCCCAGTGCAAGTCGCCGAAGCTGCCGCACACCGCCTGCTCGGTCTGCGGCACCTACAACGGCCGTCAGGTCCTCGAGGTCTGA
- the rnc gene encoding ribonuclease III, with translation MSDKRRRPPTLPLEEAFGVPLEPDLLERALTHRSYAYENGGLPTNERLEFLGDSVLGVVITSALFHNHPDLPEGQLAKLRASVVNMHALADVARGLGEQGLGRHLLLGKGEETTGGRDKASILADTLEALLGAIYLEHGLDVAAEVIHRLFDPLMAESAGRGAALDWKTSLQELTAALGLGVPDYVIEDSGPDHAKTFTAWVVVAGERYGGSEGRSKKQAEQRAAAAAWRILTERTSEPDGAVLDKAETKPEDKSDE, from the coding sequence ATGAGTGACAAGCGCCGCCGGCCCCCGACCCTGCCGCTGGAGGAGGCCTTCGGCGTTCCGCTCGAGCCGGATCTGCTCGAGCGTGCGCTCACCCACCGGTCGTACGCGTACGAGAACGGCGGCCTGCCGACCAACGAACGCCTGGAGTTCCTGGGCGACTCGGTGCTCGGCGTCGTGATCACCTCGGCGCTGTTCCACAACCACCCCGACCTGCCCGAGGGGCAGCTGGCCAAGCTGCGGGCCAGCGTCGTCAACATGCACGCGCTGGCCGACGTGGCCCGCGGCCTGGGCGAGCAGGGGCTGGGCCGGCATCTGCTGCTCGGCAAGGGCGAGGAGACCACCGGCGGGCGTGACAAGGCCAGCATCCTGGCCGACACGCTGGAGGCGTTGCTCGGCGCGATCTACCTGGAGCACGGCCTCGACGTCGCCGCCGAGGTGATCCACCGCCTGTTCGACCCGCTGATGGCCGAGTCGGCCGGTCGCGGCGCCGCGCTCGACTGGAAGACCAGCCTGCAGGAGCTGACGGCCGCGCTCGGCCTGGGTGTGCCCGACTACGTGATCGAGGACTCGGGGCCCGACCACGCCAAGACGTTCACCGCCTGGGTCGTGGTGGCCGGCGAGCGCTACGGCGGCTCCGAGGGACGCAGCAAGAAGCAGGCCGAGCAGCGGGCCGCCGCGGCCGCCTGGCGCATCCTCACCGAACGCACGAGCGAGCCCGACGGCGCGGTGCTCGACAAGGCCGAGACCAAGCCCGAGGACAAGAGCGACGAGTGA